Proteins found in one Artemia franciscana chromosome 13, ASM3288406v1, whole genome shotgun sequence genomic segment:
- the LOC136034329 gene encoding putative ankyrin repeat protein RF_0381 gives MAFPYVAGILTSLINLCLKRRTFPDCLKIAKITPVFKGGNKNDLGNYRPILVLPVISRVLEKCINTRVYDHLELHNLLNPIQFGFRKGRTTEMALSYITSVINGALDNKLRVAGLFLDLVKAFDTVDHQLLLQKCEFYGLRGATLALLCDYLQNREHYVHINGFSSTSRRCPQTVDYLLTHGADVNVIEDNGGSPLHLAASEGCSQTVDYLLKYRAHVDCVYTSEKGSTEVVHQLLDSDANVDAKGEDSNVPLHIAVFNKKKPLSNFFYGIAVRGNPRRYREVVEALLKYGFCVNPEDANNTELVHAAVENGYVNIVEDFFKYGANVNALLGRSGLTLLHNAVINKQEEVANLLISNEADINARDENGKTPIFYATENADISLTKFLLANVKDSPEVLFKAVETECVEIVKVLLRYDADVNATDKYGRTALHRIALQDNGFAVVRKCKSPEVKDAIAKLLLNRGAGVNTQTIKGETALHFAIENDNTKVVETILEC, from the exons ATGGCGTTTCCTTATGTTGCTGGTATTCTTACTTCCCTCATTAATTTGTGCTTGAAACGGCGAACGTTTCCTGATTGCTTGAAAATTGCTAAGATTACCCCTGTTTTCAAAGGCGGTAATAAGAATGATCTTGGAAATTATCGGCCTATCTTAGTCTTACCTGTCATTTCTCGTGTGCTAGAAAAGTGTATTAACACTAGAGTTTATGATCATTTGGAACTGCATAATCTGTTAAATCCAATTCAATTTGGCTTCAGGAAAGGGAGAACCACAGAGATGGCATTATCATATATAACTTCTGTAATCAATGGAGCTCTTGATAATAAGCTTAGAGTAGCTGGtctgtttcttgatttggttaaggcatttgacactgttgaccaccAATTACTACttcaaaaatgtgaattttatggactAAGAGGGGCTACTTTAGCTTTGCTTTGTGATTATCTCCAAAATAGAGAGCATTATGTTCACATTAATGGCTTTTCTTCAA CTTCTAGAAGATGCCCACAAACTGTTGATTATCTTTTGACGCATGGAGCTGATGTTAATGTAATAGAAGATAATGGTggaagtccacttcatttagcagcttctGAAGGATGCTCTCAAACTGTTGATTATCTTCTCAAATATCGAGCCCATGTTGATTGTGTGTATACTT CTGAAAAAGGCAGTACAGAAGTTGTTCACCAACTTTTGGACAGTGATGCTAATGTTGATGCTAAAGGGGAAGATAGCAACGTCCCTCTTCATATtgctgtttttaataaaaagaaaccaTTGTCGAACTTCTTTTACGGAATTGCAGTGCGTGGCAATCCTAGAAGGTATAGAGAGGTTGTTGAGGCTCTTCTAAAATATGGTTTTTGTGTAAACCCCGAAGATGCAAATAACACTGAGTTGGTGCATGCGGCTGTTGAAAACGGATATGTCAATATCGTTGAAGACTTTTTTAAGTATGGTGCTAATGTTAATGCGCTACTTGGTCGTAGCGGTTTAACACTGCTACATAACGCAGTTATTAATAAACAGGAAGAAGTGGCTAATTTATTGATAAGCAATGAAGCTGATATAAATGCCCGAGATGAAAATGGGAAAACTCCGATATTTTATGCTACCGAGAACGCCGATATAAGCCTTACCAAGTTCCTTTTAGCTAATGTAAAAGACAGTCCTGAGGTTTTGTTCAAAGCTGTTGAAACGGAATGCGTCGAAATTGTTAAAGTTCTTTTGAGATATGACGCTGATGTTAACGCTACTGATAAATATGGGCGAACAGCATTACACCGTATTGCGTTACAAGATAATGGTTTTGCTGTTGTACGTAAATGTAAAAGTCCTGAGGTTAAGGACGCAATAGCTAAACTGCTTCTAAACAGAGGCGCTGGTGTTAACACTCAAACTATAAAGGGCGAAACAGCTCTTCATTTTGCCATTGAAAACGACAATACAAAAGTTGTTGAAACTATTTTGGAATGTTAA
- the LOC136034330 gene encoding putative ankyrin repeat protein RF_0381 translates to MPLCLSSLTGNVDICTMLLSKGANVNVKKNDGISALHIATQNHHGNIVKLLLKYVVRVNSQDNDGRTDLHSTFYNGCNEAVEEVANLLISYEADINAQDENGKTPLIVLIINGEFYAGSGFQNGMEIMDKQLQPIKHEGEGV, encoded by the exons ATGCCTCTGTGTCTCTCTTCTCTTACAGGAAATGTAGATATTTGCACAATGCTTCTGAGTAAAGGAGCTAATGTAAATGTGAAGAAAAACGATGGAATTTCTGCACTCCACATTGCAACTCAAAATCATCACGGAAACATTGTGAAACTGTTGTTAAAATATGTTGTCAGAGTTAACTCTCAAGATAATGATGGCAGAACAGACCTTCACTCTACCTTTTATAATGGGTGTAATGAAGCTGTTGAAGAAGTTGCTAATTTATTGATAAGCTATGAGGCTGATATAAATGCCCAAGATGAAAATGGGAAAACTCCGCTCATCGTGCTCATCATCAATGGGGAATTTTATG CTGGTTCAGGTTTTCAGAATGGTATGGAGATTATGGATAAGCAGCTCCAACCAATTAAGCATGAAGGAGAAGGAGTATGA